The Synchiropus splendidus isolate RoL2022-P1 chromosome 8, RoL_Sspl_1.0, whole genome shotgun sequence nucleotide sequence GGACGCCCCGGGAAACTCCACCGACCGGCTGGTTCTGCGCGCCCATCGAACCACGGAAGCGGCCGCGGCCCCGAGCGACGGGAGCGCGTACCTGTACATCCTGATCGTCATGTGTTTCTACGGCGTCTTCCTCTCCGGCGTCGTCTTCGGCTACTTCCGCTCCAAAAGGCGGGAGAAGAGGCGGACCAACGTGTTCACGCGCCTCGTGCacgaagaggagaagagggagtgGGGCGCGCTCCCGAAGAAGCAGAGCCTCACTTTCCCCGCCGCTGCTGTCCACGTGACGCTACCGTTCTGTGGTAACCATGGAAACGTCTACGCCACCGCCTCACCGCTGGCGTGCGCGCTCTGCGCGGAGGACAGCAGCGTCAGCTCCCTGTGCTCCTCCGCGGACACGCGCATCGCCATCGAAGAGGAGTCGGACAGCGGCACAGGCGAGGGGCCTGATGAGAACCTGAGGGTGGCGCCAGAGAGCAGCGGGGAGGGAAGTGGACCAAATCTCAGTAGCGCCACGCACCTGTTCCCCTGAAGGGGCTTTGAGCGAAACACACTCCATCTTCAGTATCAACGAGCAGAGACTGAAGTGTCAAAGACTTTTCCCACCGCTGAGTCCCAGCTAGCCAGGAACGCTGGTTCCAGACCAGGGCGAGTCACTAACCTGAATGTATGTTTCTgacctgtgggaggaaaccataGTGCCAGAACCAAAAGAGGGCCTAAAGTCATCGGGGTGTTGAACCATTTTAGCGTTGAAATTAATACAAGTTTTCTATTAATAATTCAAAATGGCTGCTTCAAGAACAGGTCACCGCAGTGAGACAGATGACGATGCAGAGATGATACCTTTAATGTAACGTAACTAAACAGGCGAGGCCTCTGCATTAGGAGCGCTGCTGCAACACTGTCCGAGAGGCCTGGAGGCAGACCAACTTGACATTCCTCAGTCAGAGTTTGCACCCAGATCATGGAGCAGAACCAGTCCTTCTCATCTGTATCCTCTCAATTTCAAGCAGAAtagaagatttttttctttttcttgaacTCCAAATTTTTTGCTCCAGGAACTAAACAGTCTTGACTGACTCCACCTCCTCCCTACTAAGACCACCAGTCCGAGTGAAACCCCGCCCTGCCTCTGGTGTGATGACTCACCCCTGCAGGGAGACTTCaatgattttgtgtttttctggtgTTTGATGGGGGGGAAAGAAGAACCTGGGATCCACTTGAACGACTGCACATGAGTGTGTTGTAGCTTCAGACACTCTTCATACACACCTGCTGCAAGTTTACTTGTATGTATAGTTTGTCTTCACCAAAGCgtgtctttatttaaaaatgcatttgagggaaaaataaaagttgtttaTAGCAGCCTGTGTTGTAATGTCACTAgacaccagcagagggcagtgtTTACACATGGACGCAGATGAAAGGACCGTTATTTTTAGAAATAACGGTTAACGAAATGTGAGCCGTGACAATGAAAGCGGGGGCGGAATGAGACTCATGAAGAGTTTAATTCAAAACCCAAGGGTGAGTTTCATTAAAGAAAGGAGTGATGTGTTCTGGCTGACGAG carries:
- the kcne4 gene encoding potassium voltage-gated channel subfamily E member 4 — protein: MDAPGNSTDRLVLRAHRTTEAAAAPSDGSAYLYILIVMCFYGVFLSGVVFGYFRSKRREKRRTNVFTRLVHEEEKREWGALPKKQSLTFPAAAVHVTLPFCGNHGNVYATASPLACALCAEDSSVSSLCSSADTRIAIEEESDSGTGEGPDENLRVAPESSGEGSGPNLSSATHLFP